The DNA region ctgtttatgaaaattttacatTTGGTTTTGTCCTTTAAAATCTAACTTATGTTCTTTTAAAAGAGCGAAGCATAGCTTACgaaatattatgatgcgaaaatatatCCTTATGGTTCACAGAAAAATTATTTGCCTCGAGagttaaaaattaaaggccagcacaaaataggaacaaaagtgcaaatgaccccttTGCCATCTCTTAATCAAGGCAATGACAGCTACAACAATATGTCCCACTTGTCTCGCATCACGAGGCCTGTCATCTCTTTGGGCTTGTAATGAGTCTGTTGATATACGGGTCATAATTGACCTTCTGCagtatacatttttttgcgcggagtgcccttcttctcgggtggtctttaaattttgcccctcatatttgtggtctttaaattatgcctctcatattctttggtctttaatttttacccttcacattgcaactttgagctttcacgcagaaatcatgaggttctgagttcgaacccccgctcaagcataaattaaaaaaaaaattgcaagacaaggtttgggtcgcgtgtatgccgggcctggcatacttttgttaaggaattacaaattttatgcgggaccgcatactcatgccttatgtgcagattggcataagtatgccgggtccgcataactttgataattccttcacaaagttacgccgtgggggcatacttttaatgggcaaacttttatgccggacccgcataactttgtgaaggaattatcaaagttatgccggacccgacatacttataagtccgcccataaggcataagtatgcagTGCGATcgtataactttgataattccttcacaaagttatgcggtgggggcatactttaacgggtaaaattttataaatggacccgcataaacttgtgaagaaTTAAGTTagcggaccgcatacttatgccaagtctgcccataacgcataagtatgtcggtcaggcgcataactttggtaattccttcacaagtgtatgccgtcgggggcatagcgaaatttaaactcgcctctgcgaatttttttaaatttttgaccgCGTGCGGGTTCGAACTCCGGGAACCCatggttttagccgaagggcaaaatttaaagatttcaaatatagggcaaaatttaaagaccaccccaaaagaagggcaattcgcagaaatACGGTATATATCGAATGCTGAACTGTATTAATGTTTTGTATCAAAATTGAATAcctaattttaaaattttactccCAAATACCATACGGACTATCGAGCAAGCCCAGTGCACTAAGCTCCCTCTATGCACGGAGTCCGGAAAAGGACCAGACCACAAGGATTTATTGTACATAGTCTTACCTGAATTTCTGCACAAGGCTGTTTCCACGACTAAATTATCAAATTACCAAAATTCCCGATTTTGATCAGTAATTCAGTTTCCAGTGTTTTCTGCCCAGACATAACTATCAGCGTCGTCTAACCTATAATTATagagtttatttttttaataaggttactaattaattaatgattatccatctaattatttaatttctcCTATGATCTTTCTATCATGTCGTAGTTGTTGTGCCCCATTTTAGATGGGTTAAGTAGAAGTCAACATATTGGTGAGTTCAGTGGGAGTAACCTGTGTTCCTATAGTGTTGTAGTGTGAGTGACCAGTTTTCACATCGTGTTGTTTACTTGTATAGATGCAACTCACGTGTTCGTAACTTGTGTTCCAGTCGTGCGGTAGTCGGGATATTATAGCATGTTGAATGaagactcaatttttttttctctatatcTTTAATTTTGCTTCATCTTTGCTttgaattcattttatttttctgttCTTCGATTTAATTGTTCGTTGTGTCTGAGAATTGCAACAGATACTGTGGTAAGTTATGTTAGAAACATAGGTTTTAGAAGCAGGAAATAAGTTAATCCGACTTTATAAGAATGTCTCCGTCCTGGGCGAATTTGCCTTCACTTTGTTGTTGTAGGGATAGTGGCGAATTCTCCGCAGTTTTACAAAgtcaatgaaaataaaatttttagcAATTAATTTGAATTTCCCACAAGAACAGAATTGTGATTTGCAATGAGCAgtaagagaaaaagagaataatTCTGTATTTCAAATTATATTTGGTTTTGGTGTACAAGATACGGTAATAATACCTTTAGGAGTTTGTTGGAAACAGACTCAACCTTTCCCGACAGGTACCTATAGAAAAATCTGGATGTTGTAGCGACCGCATCACATCCGTCATAGCACCCAAATTGGGCGCCACAGCGAACGGTGGTGTGAGACATCACGCGCAGTGGTGGAGCTAGAAATTTAGTTAAGGGTGTTCAAATTTgtaaagtaaataattttttccaatGAGTGggtgcataattttttttagacataataaataatatttagctTTACATTTCGTGAGTAATTAATTTGTCCTCTAAGCAATATCCAAGCACTGAAATTTGAAATgtgtttttgaattttcactGAAAGTTTTGGTTGAGCACATACAATCACTCAAGCGAGTCCAGTAAACAAAATCAACAGACACCAGTAAAAACAAAATGTtgaaaggttaaaaaaaaagagagagagagagaataaaaTAGAGCCAGAAAAAAGCAAGCCACGCAACTATCTTTGGCGGCGTCCGACAAGGTTTTAAACAAACTTCCCGAGTAATTAAAAGTCAAGTTAAACATTCTTTGTTTTTAAATAACAAGTAAACTTATTTGGCTTCACGGGATGTGGAAaacatcaataaaaaaaatttgttaaaaaaaaattgttaatttaatCGAGCATTTTAGGTatcacaaataaaaatatttttattagataTAAAGTTAATATCGAACTGTAATTTTCATTATCAGATTTTCTCATAAGaaacaaaattaaacaaagtATGAgtgaaatttaatattttagttaagacaaaaatttagaaagattacttaaaagttaaaacaaTAGAAAGCAAGAGATCGAGGGATTCTGGCTTTGAGTTGACAAAAGGAAATCTATCCAAGGAATGCAGTGCTTGTCAAACAAGCTTtgttttcaattaaaaaaactaaaCAATTGCCTAAGCAAGGAATCGAACCCGGGTGGGAGACTCATCAAGGGTGTTCATCGTATAACATATAACCTAATGTGCCAGTGCCGCACACCGGCttattctttttccaaaattcattCTTGATTTAAATACTCCCATTAAAACTAACTATTCCAACAAGTTATTTACTACTCCATTCAGTATCAGACGATTGTACAGAAACTAGAGGTCGAAATATTTTTTCTCCATAAGAAGATTAGTTACGCAAAATTTACCACAACAGTAGTATTTTCTCTATTCAATAAGTTACAGTCATAATCTTTATGAATCTGTTTGTTTCCTGGATTGCATATAGGATACCAATCTACCAATATAAAAGATATTGCCTTTGAGCTACATAAATAACGGTTAGagaattttgttccaaaatgAAACGGACAGCAAAATTATCTCCTTTAATTTCGAATATTTAAGAggcaaaattaactttttttccattttaaattTACCGTGATAGTGTTTGATGCTGATACCACATGTTAAAGCTCTCATTTTTGCTCATCATGAAACCAATACTTTTTTGGGTCCTTTGTTCTTAATTGTATACAGCTTCCATGATCCATCTTCCAACTTGCCTAACCTTTGAAATCTATCATGAAAGTGGATATTTTAGTTGTATATATACGACTTCCATCTTCCACCTTGCCTCTAGCGTTTGAAATCTATCTTGAAATGAGAATATAATTTTCACTGTGCGGCTCACTTGTTAAATAACATCAGCATTGACAGGGGCATATCTAGAATTTGAACTTGATGAGTTCGATTTTAAggtttttaatattaaattcactatctatctatatatatattaaaagcatgaactcataatctaaaagttaaattactaaaatgccctttttaaaaacttaattaaacatcctatttaattaattagaaaaaGAAACTAACGCACATGAAAAGCCACCGCTTCAACCACTGTTTCAGCCATATGCCTGTTTCTAACGTTGCTGATTTGTTCCTCCTCTATTCAGTAAAAAATTATCTCTCactcataaatttaaaatcagTTACGTCTATTGAAATGTGTCCTGCACTTTCACAGATTTCCTTTATTTTGCTTAAAAGTATAGTTTCCAAATGTTGTCCAAACAAAAACATGACATTTTTTCCCAATAAACCACAATGTTTGGGAATGGCGGTGGAGGCAGCAGTGCGTGATTGGAGGGTAGTGGCATTGAATATTGGGTGAAAGGAGAATCTATGCACGACGTTTCCTTTCTAAATTCTAACACAAACAAGGACTTACTACTGTACATAACATTAGACGCTATCTGTAATCAACATCTCTACCTTTCGTGATGAAAACTAGAGGCTGATGTACTACTCTCTTCTATATTTTGCTTTCCAATAGAATTTTCAAATGGATTGCATATCTGCTGCAGAAGTTCCACCAAAGTATCAATAATGAACTTGTACAGTGGATCACACATCCACTCGAAAAACACTAAATGAAAAGTCATCCCATCATCTGGTCAAATTTGGCATCATTGACTGAAGCGTACGTAAGAACTTCTTTATTGCCATATCAAAGTGATCAAGTTTAATTTGTCTATTTACCTTCATGACTATCAGGatcatttttgttgttgttgctctaaAGGATTATGTAATTCACAGATTGTATAATATCTGAATCAGttctaatttagaatttcctctgtcccaatttaagtggCATCTTTCGGACTTCGAGAGTTAAACGAGTATTTTCTTGACCGCAATCTTTTCATgtcttttaatatttaaattatcaatAACTGTGACTTAAAGTACTACatgtagtttttgaatatttctattttacttttaaaaaaattaaggattCCTTATTCGAATTGACGATCAAAACTAAAAAGTTGAACTCTCGAAATCTAaaaatgccacataaattaattaagacagagggagtaaaacATTTCAGAAGGCGAGATCCTTATCAAATGTTAGTCTTTGTTCCTCCTGTTTCTTAATGGCATGTGTTAATATACTTGTGGATTTTGTGAATGAAactaatgactatttttaaaatgCTTCTATTCTATTTAAGATGGTTGTGGAACGGTATTAATGAAGTGCtaggtttccttttttttttttttttagagttctTTGTATCGATagcataaatatattttaaagtaATGACATGTTATAGCCAGTTAAATTGCACTAACAGAGTAAAAATCTTTACacaattaatatataatttgaatcttttccttcaattaaaCGTTGGTTAAAGCTTTTCTGAATGAGTCAtttttatcaagaaaaaaaaaatcagaacaaTACAATGTCTTTTTCCGATAACCATTTCATAACATTCACTTTTTATTATTGCGTGTATCTTATACATTACTAAGGGTGTTATAAGTGTAACTCATTCTGTTAACTTGGAGGTTGGAAATTTTCTTTGCAGGAAAAGGGCAAAATTCAGTCCAAATTAATGACTTTGTATTCAGTATAGAAATAGGAGGTTTGTGTGAAGAGGGTCGTGAAAACACGATATCCTTTGATTATATGTTTGAGAGAATAGTAGTGTCGAGTAAGGTAACTTTTGATATTATCATGGATAGGTATTGAATGGGAAACTTGGAGGaggattttaaattaaaaaaaaaaaaaaaaaaaaaaaaagacgaagaATGACAACGTGGAGTGTAATATTATGACCTTAATACGTTTCTTAGTTGACTTCTTATAAGTTGGGGAAGATTGAGGAAAGTAACTAATTGCATACTGGAGGAACAGAAGGGATATGTATTGTACCCGATGAGTTTACTTATACTTTTTTATGGACATTCACAATGTGATGACAGTAATTCTTCATTATTGAATGAAGAAGTTGTAAAGAAAAGAGTGTAAATGAATGAGTAGATGATAGTGTTTTATTGAATGAATTGTGTAACAAGGGAAGGCATATATATAAGGTTGCATAGATAATTCTAAGGCGAATAAGCTTAAAGTTTTGGGAAATACTATTATGAGAGCGTATTACAACATACGGAATATGGATTATGTATGACTTAATATTGTATGAGAGACATGACGACTGATGCTTTTGGATGTTCTGAGAAGTTGCTAGAAAGTAATACATCACTAATACTGATTACATACAATATTCTATTAAAGTTTCACTTTGGGAAGATCGTATTTGAAGCAACATATACTTATAAGTTCTCGACATGAGATTGAACGACTCATGTCTCATGTGCTTGTATGTTAATTTGCTCCAGTCTCCAAGACTGAAAAAGGAAGCATTTTCTTCACAATTGTGTTGGTTTGTTTCTATTTTTGGAGGTActtcttttgttttattttttcttttaaaatgattttgCATAGTAAATCCAACAAATatagaaattcaagaaattaacCAGGCGGTGCTCGTCATAGCTAGAGAggtgtagattttttttttcggagtTAAAAAGCTTGGAATAAGAGAAAAGAGGGAAAAACCATATGTCTTTTAATCTATGCACATGTTTGTAcctcattaattaaaataagtaaaagGATAGCGTGTACATCTAATCAAACTTTGATTGTTCATGCTCATTGATTCAGAAAATATTCAATCATCTTGACCTCGACAAATAAGTCACCATTCTTGGCATACACGTGCAACGTACGTGCCAAGAAAATAGTACTTTTAAAAGTATGAGCTCATATTCATTTGTTAAAAAGTATACCAGATTGTCACGTATATATAATTATGCTCTGCATCGAAAATGCTAAGTTTGGATGAATTCGTTGGTGAAAGAGCTTGCATCCACTAACGAGCACTAACGTTACCCTTACACGTACGTCCAATTGCAATGGTATTGCGACTCTTTGAATACTTAATTCTTCAAACGCAACATAATTTGCCCCGACAGGTTGTGCTAAGTTAGGCAGATATTGGTTCTTAGGCACATGGGATAAGAATTTGCAAGTCAATTACAAATTCAAGGTACAGGGGACATTTGTGCAAGTTTGATTGACTTAATATGCATGTAGGCATATTGGTAATCAAAAGTCAATGTGAGCAtgtaagaaaaattaaaaaatagtagaagaaaaagaagaaaaaaaaaagtgccccTTATTATGCTATAGAGTGTAAGTGACTTTTGAGCCTTTTATTTAAGTTTCAAAACTCAGAGTCGTAAAAAATAAGCAGAAGGGGTACTTTTTAATTAATGCTACTCacacatattttaaaaaacggcaaattttcttatttacacAACTATTTTCTCTCTTAATAGTTCCACACTATCCGAATCTGTCCCTAATGACTTTAAGTTCCTCTAATTCATATCAAAGTTATTACTCTGAAGTCTCATAAGCCAATAATAGACTGTAAATTAATAGTtactatattattttgataaaatattagTACATAGtagttttaatttatattatctattaattactACTAATTTAAATAATACAAAGAAACTTGATATACAAAATTACAACAGTCCTTAAACACCAGATGGAAttacttatattatatgttcttgGCAAAACCATACATTAAACCGCATTAAGCTGAAGCTATGTTCtttggactcttcaaaaatgtctaCGGATatgtgtcggatcctccaaaagtagtgcatttttggaggatccgacaccgGTGTGGTAGCtattttggagagtccgagcaagtTAGAGCTGAAGCATAACACGGAGGCTGAAAGCTTACTATATGATACTTAGTTGCTATTGGTCAACTATATAGCTTAACATCTCTTtaatggtgacttctctttccTCTTCTCCTCCTAGTACTAGTAAGAGGAAGAACTGGGATGCTTTGTTCATGTTTGAAGAAATTTTCAGGATCCACCTTAGTCTTTATTTGCACCAACCTGTTAAAAttgtttttgaaatatttgttcCCCCATACACTGGCTTGTACAAAGCTGGAATTACTATTCCCATTATTCTTGTTCATCCCTAAATCAAGATCTCTATAATTCACATAGGCTTCTCTTGGGAACATAGAGGCATAAGGAGTCATGTAATTGTATAACCTCCTGATCCAATCAAAGTGTTTCGTAGCTAATTCTTGATTAGGTTCATTCCACAGAGTTAAATactgaatcatgaaaatgaccCCTTTTCTGTGTGGGAAAGGAGTTTCTGATTCTGATTTATTAGCCACCATTCCACCATATGGAGTCCATATCATTAATGGTGAGTCTTCATCTAATAGCCTTTTCCATAGGCCTTCAAGTCCAGTTTCTGGAATTGGCTCTTTTACAAAATCTGATTTGGCTTTGAAGTAGTTTCTGAATGTTGGTTTCCCCTGGAGGAGTACTTCTGGTGGGGTTTTTGTTGGAAAGCCACCAATGTACAAAATGGACTCAATCCAACTCATTTGTGTACAATCTTTTTGTGTCAATCCCAATTCAGGGAAACTTTCATTCATTATTTGTAAAAGCCTGTCGGCATTTCCAAGAAACAATGAGTTATAAGCTGTTTGAACAGTCCTTTCCCCCTTTACATCTTTTTTGTCCTCAACACTTATTTCTACTCTCATAAAAAGATCTTCATCAATTTTGTCAGCAACTTGTTGCCACTTGTACAAAATCTTCGTCGCCCCGTCTTCCAATGTTTTCGGGACAGTGAAAACAGTGACAACTTCTGGAACAGTGACTAATTTTAACTTCCAAGATAGTAAGATCCCGAAACTAGCTCCTCCACCTCCACGAATCGCCCAAAACAAGTCTTCCCCCATCGATTGCCTATCGAGTATCGTGCCATTGGCATTAACAATACGTGCATCGACAACATTGTCGACCCCAAGCCCGAATTTTCTCATCATGGAACCATAAGCACCACCAGTGATATGGCCACCAATCCCCAAACTAGGACAAAGTCCAGCTGGAAATCCAAGAGTCTTACTTTTTTCTGAAATTCTATAGTACACTTCACCTACAGTTGCACCAGCTTGAGCCCAAGCTGAATTCTCCTCTATGTTCACGTCGATCCCTCGAAGCTTCGAGAGATCGACCATGACAAAAGGAGACCCCATTTCAGAAATGTATGAAAGGCCTTCATAATCATGGCCTCCACTCCTAACTCTGAGCTCAAGACTGAGCTGTTTTGCACAAATCACAGCAGCTTGGACATGGGGTTCTGTCATTGGAGTGAAAATAAGTTCTGGTTTAGAAACTGATGGCAACAAACACCTGAGGTTTTGAGCTGTGGAATTCAAGACTGGGATAAAAGAAGCATCATTTGGGGTAAAGAAAGCTGTGGAGAAAGCGACAGGGAAATCTGAGTTCTTGCGAACACATTGGTAGAACTTTTGGGGGGTTGAATCAGAAAGAGCAGAACAAGAACTCCATAATAAGATTATGAAAAATGAAACCTTAATAGAGTCGAAGGATGCCATGATTGAggatctctcttttttttttttttttgcccctgAACTCAGTCTTTGGATTGATGAGGAAAGCTTCGGGGGGTGATGGTGTTTATATAGTGATGAAGCTAAGTTTAATGCTGACTCTCTGTGACATAATGCGCATGTCAGTTTTCTTAGATTTGAAAGTGCAATTATTTGGGAAAAGATATCTAATGAATAATTAAAAGTAATtatggttgttggcttgttgtaaAGTCATTGGAGCTTTAGGGGTGGTTTGGTACGATGATAAGTAAAAATAGTGatgggataaaaatttagtatcacGTTATCCTTTGTT from Lycium ferocissimum isolate CSIRO_LF1 chromosome 2, AGI_CSIRO_Lferr_CH_V1, whole genome shotgun sequence includes:
- the LOC132042168 gene encoding berberine bridge enzyme-like 13 yields the protein MASFDSIKVSFFIILLWSSCSALSDSTPQKFYQCVRKNSDFPVAFSTAFFTPNDASFIPVLNSTAQNLRCLLPSVSKPELIFTPMTEPHVQAAVICAKQLSLELRVRSGGHDYEGLSYISEMGSPFVMVDLSKLRGIDVNIEENSAWAQAGATVGEVYYRISEKSKTLGFPAGLCPSLGIGGHITGGAYGSMMRKFGLGVDNVVDARIVNANGTILDRQSMGEDLFWAIRGGGGASFGILLSWKLKLVTVPEVVTVFTVPKTLEDGATKILYKWQQVADKIDEDLFMRVEISVEDKKDVKGERTVQTAYNSLFLGNADRLLQIMNESFPELGLTQKDCTQMSWIESILYIGGFPTKTPPEVLLQGKPTFRNYFKAKSDFVKEPIPETGLEGLWKRLLDEDSPLMIWTPYGGMVANKSESETPFPHRKGVIFMIQYLTLWNEPNQELATKHFDWIRRLYNYMTPYASMFPREAYVNYRDLDLGMNKNNGNSNSSFVQASVWGNKYFKNNFNRLVQIKTKVDPENFFKHEQSIPVLPLTSTRRRRGKRSHH